The following are encoded in a window of Longimicrobium sp. genomic DNA:
- a CDS encoding GlsB/YeaQ/YmgE family stress response membrane protein, translating to MSILWMIILGLIAGAIAKLIMPGRDPGGIIVTILLGIAGSLLGGFLGRMLGVGDGDMTAGLIGSIIGAIILLFLYRMMVGRRTTRI from the coding sequence ATGTCGATCCTGTGGATGATCATCCTCGGCCTCATCGCCGGCGCCATCGCGAAGCTGATCATGCCCGGCCGCGACCCGGGCGGCATCATCGTCACCATCCTGCTCGGCATCGCGGGCTCGCTGCTCGGCGGGTTCCTGGGCCGCATGCTGGGCGTGGGCGACGGCGACATGACCGCGGGCCTCATCGGCTCCATCATCGGCGCCATCATCCTGCTCTTCCTGTACCGGATGATGGTCGGCCGCCGGACCACGCGCATCTGA
- a CDS encoding ferritin-like domain-containing protein, with translation MPVTELKEVLKHELGDLLYAERRILTMLKTMAREVSDPQMKTRIEEHHGETEGQIERLEQAFEAIGEKAKAEKCEGIIGLKEEHDSFKSEEKPSKPMLEAFDLGSGLRVEHYEIAAYRTAITMATALGEDRCAGLLQENLLEEEAMAKFLEKNALRSLKKLAQQGGGGGKSA, from the coding sequence ATGCCGGTCACGGAGCTGAAGGAAGTCCTCAAGCACGAGCTGGGCGACCTGCTGTACGCCGAGCGCCGCATCCTCACCATGCTCAAGACCATGGCGAGGGAGGTGTCCGACCCGCAGATGAAGACGCGGATCGAGGAGCACCACGGCGAGACGGAAGGCCAGATCGAGCGCCTGGAGCAGGCGTTCGAGGCCATCGGCGAGAAGGCGAAGGCCGAGAAGTGCGAGGGGATCATCGGGCTGAAGGAAGAGCACGACTCCTTCAAGTCCGAGGAGAAGCCCAGCAAGCCGATGCTCGAGGCCTTCGACCTGGGGTCGGGCCTGCGGGTGGAGCACTACGAGATCGCCGCGTATCGCACCGCCATCACCATGGCGACGGCGCTCGGCGAGGACCGGTGCGCGGGGCTCCTCCAGGAGAACCTGCTCGAGGAGGAGGCCATGGCCAAGTTCCTCGAGAAGAACGCCCTCCGCTCGCTCAAGAAGCTGGCGCAGCAGGGCGGCGGCGGCGGCAAGTCCGCCTGA
- the mpl gene encoding UDP-N-acetylmuramate:L-alanyl-gamma-D-glutamyl-meso-diaminopimelate ligase has protein sequence MTAPRPEVRTSHPKHYHLIGIAGTAMASLAGLLRAAGHRVTGSDENVYPPMSDQLRELGIDYAVGFSPDNLRPRPDWVIVGNAISRGNAELEAVLDERIPYTSAAGTVKEEFLRTRRPLAVAGTHGKTTTTSLLAWVLESAGLEPSFLIGGVAENFGSSFRLTDSEWFVVEADEYDTAYFDKGPKMWHYLPFAAVVNNIEFDHADIYRDEEAYRWAFSRFINLVPRSGALVAGWDSSIVRELAPKAFAPVESFAYGEELPADGEHPRWTAEGVSFGPEGTRFTALRGGEPWGEVVTPLTGAFNVRNCLAVIAVAEFIGADREGVREGLRTFASVKRRMEVRGEVNGVVVIDDFAHHPTAVRETIQAVRQRYGSRPLVAVFEPRSYTAQRREFQQPYQDAFADADEVILAGLFHPERYTAETALNPLELVAAWRAAGKEAHFIPAPDDIVAHLAPRLSGGEVVLVMSNGGFGNIHQKLLDALAGG, from the coding sequence ATGACAGCCCCCCGCCCAGAGGTCCGGACCTCGCACCCGAAGCACTACCACCTGATCGGCATCGCGGGGACGGCGATGGCCTCGCTGGCGGGGCTGCTGCGCGCGGCGGGGCACCGCGTCACCGGCTCCGACGAGAACGTCTATCCCCCCATGTCCGACCAGCTCCGCGAGCTGGGGATCGACTACGCCGTCGGCTTCAGCCCCGACAACCTGCGGCCGCGCCCCGATTGGGTGATCGTGGGCAACGCCATCTCGCGCGGCAACGCGGAGCTGGAGGCGGTGCTCGACGAGCGCATCCCCTACACCTCGGCGGCCGGCACCGTGAAGGAGGAGTTCCTGCGCACCCGCAGGCCCCTGGCGGTGGCGGGGACGCACGGGAAGACCACCACCACGTCGCTGCTGGCGTGGGTGCTGGAGAGCGCGGGGCTCGAGCCCAGCTTCCTGATCGGCGGCGTGGCCGAGAACTTCGGCTCCTCGTTCCGCCTCACCGACTCGGAGTGGTTCGTGGTGGAGGCCGACGAGTACGACACGGCGTACTTCGACAAGGGCCCCAAGATGTGGCACTACCTGCCCTTCGCGGCGGTGGTGAACAACATCGAGTTCGACCACGCCGACATCTACCGCGACGAGGAGGCGTACCGCTGGGCCTTCTCGCGCTTCATCAACCTGGTCCCCCGCAGCGGCGCGCTGGTGGCCGGCTGGGACTCATCCATCGTGCGCGAGCTGGCGCCGAAGGCCTTCGCGCCGGTCGAGTCGTTCGCCTACGGGGAAGAGCTGCCCGCGGACGGCGAGCACCCGCGCTGGACGGCGGAGGGGGTGAGCTTCGGGCCCGAGGGGACGCGCTTCACGGCGCTGCGCGGCGGCGAGCCGTGGGGCGAGGTGGTGACGCCGCTCACGGGCGCCTTCAACGTGCGCAACTGCCTGGCGGTGATCGCCGTCGCCGAGTTCATCGGCGCGGACCGCGAGGGGGTGCGCGAGGGGCTGCGCACCTTCGCCAGCGTCAAGCGGCGGATGGAGGTGCGCGGCGAGGTGAACGGCGTGGTGGTGATCGACGACTTCGCCCACCACCCCACCGCCGTGCGCGAGACGATCCAGGCGGTGCGCCAGCGCTACGGGAGCCGGCCGCTGGTGGCCGTCTTCGAGCCGCGGAGCTACACGGCCCAGCGCCGCGAATTCCAGCAGCCGTACCAGGACGCCTTCGCCGATGCGGACGAGGTGATCCTGGCCGGCCTCTTCCACCCCGAGCGCTACACGGCCGAGACGGCGCTCAACCCCCTCGAGCTGGTCGCGGCCTGGCGCGCCGCGGGGAAGGAGGCGCACTTCATCCCCGCCCCCGACGACATCGTGGCGCACCTGGCGCCCCGCCTCTCCGGCGGCGAGGTGGTGCTCGTCATGTCCAACGGCGGCTTCGGCAACATCCACCAGAAGCTGCTGGACGCGCTGGCGGGGGGGTAG
- the arfB gene encoding alternative ribosome rescue aminoacyl-tRNA hydrolase ArfB produces MTDEGVLAINDSLWVPRAELTYRATRSGGPGGQHVNTSSTRVELAWDVEGSPSLTEEQRARIREKLANRINSEGVLLLAASEHRSQHQNREAVTERFAELVRQALVVPKARKKTRPSKAAREARLHAKKRRSEVKRLRRSLPED; encoded by the coding sequence ATGACCGACGAAGGCGTACTCGCCATCAACGACTCGCTCTGGGTGCCCCGGGCGGAGCTCACCTACCGGGCCACGCGCTCCGGCGGCCCGGGCGGGCAGCACGTGAACACCTCGTCCACGCGCGTGGAGCTGGCGTGGGACGTGGAGGGCTCGCCCAGCCTGACGGAGGAGCAGCGCGCGCGCATCCGCGAGAAGCTGGCGAACCGCATCAACTCCGAGGGCGTGCTGCTGCTGGCCGCCAGCGAGCACCGCAGCCAGCACCAGAACCGCGAGGCCGTCACCGAGCGCTTCGCCGAGCTGGTGCGCCAGGCGCTGGTGGTGCCCAAGGCGCGCAAGAAGACGCGCCCCTCGAAGGCCGCCCGCGAGGCCCGCCTGCACGCCAAGAAGCGCCGCTCCGAGGTCAAGCGCCTGCGCCGGAGCCTGCCGGAGGACTGA